The Candidatus Baltobacteraceae bacterium genome has a window encoding:
- a CDS encoding cytochrome b N-terminal domain-containing protein — translation MNWLDKRTGFVSMAQEFLTEDVPGGASYWYVFGSATLFAMIVQIVTGIFLTFFYAPSAATAWESTRAIYLNPWTHFILSVHYWGASAMIALVFLHLLQVLIFGAYKSPREIQWVVGVLLLLITLVLGLTGYLLPWDMDAYFASQVSLNITGLPPGGAILQGIAQGGTVMGTNTINRFFGLHVWLMPAALLALVGAHLAIFRHNGSAGPVTDDPRTLKVGRFWPDQMFMDGAFSFIVFVIIVFLALVFPPYLDAKADPTNGAFVPYPAWYFLSLFGLLNLVPIFLGNGPFPELLAAIIVPTIGLVIVLILPWLDRSTTRAFSARRAILWPTVIIVGIIVALTIYAQMGIVSKQAAGPPSPPEAQVLAAPAAAAETSEASGGATSGVGQSGTASAAGAKVFSTNCSSCHGANGQGSPGAFPPLANNPVVTGDPHKVIGIVLNGLHGSITVAGQTYNGQMPPWKSALSNGDVASVITYIRGSLGNNHASAVTEAQVKNYKP, via the coding sequence TTGAATTGGCTCGATAAACGCACCGGCTTCGTTTCGATGGCGCAGGAGTTCCTGACCGAGGACGTCCCCGGCGGAGCGAGCTACTGGTACGTCTTCGGCAGCGCGACGCTCTTTGCGATGATCGTGCAGATCGTGACCGGCATCTTCCTGACGTTCTTCTACGCGCCGTCGGCGGCGACCGCATGGGAATCGACGCGCGCCATCTACCTCAATCCGTGGACGCACTTCATCCTGTCGGTCCACTATTGGGGCGCGTCGGCAATGATCGCGCTCGTCTTCCTGCACTTGCTCCAAGTGCTGATCTTCGGAGCGTACAAATCGCCGCGCGAAATCCAGTGGGTCGTCGGCGTGCTGCTGCTGCTGATCACGCTCGTGCTCGGTTTGACCGGATACTTGCTGCCGTGGGATATGGACGCGTACTTTGCGTCGCAAGTCTCGCTGAATATTACCGGCTTACCGCCGGGCGGCGCGATCCTGCAGGGCATCGCGCAAGGCGGCACCGTGATGGGCACCAACACGATCAATCGTTTCTTCGGTCTGCACGTGTGGCTGATGCCCGCGGCGCTGCTCGCGCTCGTCGGCGCCCACTTGGCGATCTTCCGGCACAACGGCTCGGCCGGACCAGTGACCGACGATCCGCGTACCCTCAAAGTGGGACGTTTCTGGCCGGATCAGATGTTCATGGACGGCGCGTTCTCGTTCATCGTGTTCGTCATCATCGTCTTCCTGGCGCTGGTCTTTCCGCCGTACCTCGACGCGAAAGCCGATCCAACGAACGGCGCGTTCGTGCCGTATCCGGCGTGGTACTTTCTCTCGCTGTTCGGCCTGCTCAATCTCGTACCGATCTTCCTCGGTAACGGACCGTTCCCCGAACTGCTCGCAGCGATTATCGTTCCGACGATCGGTTTGGTCATCGTCCTCATTCTGCCGTGGCTCGATCGCAGCACGACGCGCGCGTTTTCGGCGCGCAGAGCGATTCTCTGGCCGACGGTCATCATCGTCGGCATCATCGTCGCGCTGACGATTTACGCCCAAATGGGCATTGTGTCGAAGCAAGCCGCTGGTCCGCCGTCACCACCCGAAGCGCAGGTGCTCGCGGCGCCGGCTGCGGCGGCCGAGACGTCGGAAGCCTCGGGCGGCGCGACGTCGGGCGTCGGTCAGAGCGGCACGGCCAGCGCCGCGGGCGCGAAGGTGTTCTCGACCAACTGCTCGTCGTGTCACGGTGCCAACGGGCAAGGTTCGCCCGGCGCATTCCCGCCGCTGGCGAACAATCCGGTCGTTACGGGCGATCCGCACAAAGTCATCGGCATCGTGCTCAACGGCTTGCACGGCTCGATCACGGTCGCCGGGCAAACGTACAACGGGCAGATGCCGCCGTGGAAGAGCGCGTTGTCGAACGGCGATGTTGCCAGCGTCATCACGTACATTCGCGGATCGCTCGGTAACAACCACGCTTCCGCCGTCACCGAAGCGCAAGTCAAGAACTACAAGCCGTAG
- the hemB gene encoding porphobilinogen synthase yields the protein MIAIRPRRLRRTDVVRSLVREHRVHVDQLVAPLFVAQRAEDSGPIGSMPGVDRFTLDGAVGEARELYALGIKCVLLFGIPAAKDAHASSNYDPQGIVPCAIRAIKEALPEMVVVADLCNCEYTDHGHCGILDASGDVDNDATVALLVRTAAVYADAGVDVVAPSDMMDGRVGAIRSALDARDYTGVAIMAYSAKYASAFYGPFREAAGATPQFGDRRSYQMDPPNAREAMREIALDIEEGADIVMVKPGLPYLDVVRAARENFDVPIAVYNVSGEYAMLKAAIERGWLDGDRAVDEVLTSFVRAGADIVITYFAKEFAKRHG from the coding sequence GTGATCGCCATCCGTCCGCGGCGTCTGCGCCGTACCGACGTCGTGCGTTCGCTCGTGCGCGAACATCGAGTCCACGTCGATCAGTTGGTCGCGCCGCTGTTCGTCGCGCAACGCGCCGAAGATTCCGGACCGATCGGATCGATGCCCGGCGTCGACCGGTTTACGCTCGACGGCGCCGTCGGCGAAGCCCGCGAACTGTACGCGCTGGGCATCAAGTGCGTGCTGCTCTTCGGCATTCCGGCGGCCAAGGACGCGCACGCGTCGTCGAACTACGACCCGCAGGGCATCGTCCCGTGCGCGATCCGCGCGATCAAAGAAGCGCTTCCGGAGATGGTCGTCGTCGCCGACCTCTGCAACTGCGAATATACCGATCACGGACACTGCGGCATTCTCGACGCGAGCGGCGACGTGGATAACGACGCGACCGTCGCGCTGCTCGTGCGAACCGCCGCGGTGTACGCCGACGCCGGCGTCGACGTCGTCGCCCCGTCCGACATGATGGACGGACGCGTCGGGGCAATTCGATCGGCGCTCGACGCGCGCGACTACACCGGCGTCGCGATCATGGCCTACAGCGCGAAGTACGCATCCGCATTTTACGGACCGTTTCGCGAAGCCGCCGGTGCGACGCCGCAGTTCGGCGATCGCCGCAGCTACCAAATGGATCCGCCCAACGCGCGCGAAGCGATGCGCGAGATCGCGCTCGACATCGAGGAAGGCGCGGACATCGTAATGGTCAAGCCGGGCCTGCCGTATCTCGACGTCGTGCGCGCCGCGCGCGAAAACTTCGACGTTCCGATCGCCGTCTATAACGTCAGTGGCGAATACGCGATGCTCAAAGCCGCGATCGAGCGTGGTTGGCTCGACGGCGACCGCGCGGTAGACGAAGTGCTGACGTCGTTCGTGCGTGCCGGCGCGGACATCGTCATTACCTACTTCGCGAAAGAGTTTGCCAAACGCCATGGCTGA
- the hemA gene encoding glutamyl-tRNA reductase, with protein sequence MPIVCVGLSHKTAPVEVRERHAFPASRMSEALVALRDYDVVSEAAMLQTCGRLEIYAEVDDFEAGVGEIKSFLSNFRHGAIDYDIESFLYTHLGQRAVEHLFRVATGLDSMMIGEAEILGQVKEAYVAAQHAKALGKTLHHLFREALNAGKTARSQTPIGHDSVSVATAAIDAARARLGTLAGTSVVVVGAGKMGRTAARRLRDEGASNLIVTNRTMSRAREVIAEAGFGEAVELPGLVEALASADLVVASTGASHFVLSVDRVNEAMSRRPQRPLFVVDIAVPRDADPAIAEIPNVSLVDIDGLKSIVEETLDARRQAIPAVEEIIGEYVQRFAQWYHARVAVPVIATLTQKAETIRAAELERLFARCPELTDRERMLVTGATLTIVSKMLHSVILKMREKASLDRAEALSHARVLDELFELNLAEEIAKLLPHAGS encoded by the coding sequence ATGCCGATCGTTTGCGTCGGCCTCTCGCACAAAACCGCGCCCGTCGAAGTGCGCGAACGCCACGCGTTTCCCGCGTCGCGCATGAGTGAGGCGCTGGTCGCGCTGCGCGATTACGACGTCGTCTCCGAAGCCGCGATGCTCCAAACGTGCGGCCGCCTCGAAATCTACGCCGAGGTCGACGACTTCGAAGCCGGTGTGGGAGAGATAAAGTCGTTCTTGAGTAACTTCCGCCACGGCGCGATCGACTACGACATCGAGTCGTTCTTGTACACGCACCTCGGTCAGCGCGCCGTCGAGCATCTCTTCCGGGTGGCGACCGGTTTGGATTCGATGATGATCGGCGAGGCCGAGATTCTCGGGCAAGTCAAAGAAGCGTACGTCGCCGCACAGCACGCCAAGGCGCTCGGAAAGACGCTCCACCATCTCTTTCGCGAGGCGCTCAACGCGGGCAAGACCGCGCGCTCGCAAACGCCGATCGGACACGATTCGGTGTCGGTCGCCACGGCTGCCATCGATGCCGCGCGCGCGCGTTTGGGAACGCTCGCCGGAACGTCCGTCGTCGTCGTCGGCGCGGGAAAGATGGGTCGCACGGCGGCGCGTCGGCTGCGCGACGAGGGCGCGTCGAATCTCATCGTCACCAATCGCACGATGTCGCGCGCGCGCGAGGTGATCGCGGAAGCCGGCTTTGGTGAAGCGGTGGAGCTGCCGGGCTTGGTGGAAGCGCTCGCATCCGCCGACTTGGTCGTCGCGTCGACCGGAGCATCGCACTTCGTGCTCAGCGTCGACCGCGTGAACGAAGCGATGTCGCGCCGTCCGCAGCGCCCCTTGTTCGTCGTCGACATCGCGGTTCCGCGCGACGCCGATCCGGCGATCGCCGAGATTCCAAACGTTTCGCTGGTCGACATCGACGGCCTCAAGTCGATCGTCGAAGAGACGCTCGACGCGCGCCGTCAAGCGATTCCAGCCGTCGAAGAGATCATCGGCGAGTACGTGCAGCGCTTCGCGCAATGGTATCACGCGCGCGTGGCGGTTCCGGTAATCGCGACGCTTACGCAGAAAGCCGAGACGATCCGCGCAGCGGAGCTGGAGCGGCTGTTCGCGCGCTGTCCCGAACTCACCGACCGCGAGCGCATGCTCGTCACCGGTGCGACCTTGACGATCGTCTCGAAGATGCTGCACTCCGTGATTTTGAAGATGCGCGAGAAAGCCTCGCTCGATCGCGCCGAAGCGCTTTCGCACGCTCGCGTCCTCGACGAGCTGTTCGAACTCAATCTCGCCGAAGAGATCGCCAAGCTGTTGCCGCATGCCGGATCGTAA
- a CDS encoding molybdenum cofactor guanylyltransferase: protein MADASTAILVLAGGRASRFPGKLEALVDGEPLVLRAFRTARATGWPVYVSAQGPFPGEIDRRLDCPVLVDREPWAGPLRALSSACDTIAHDRIFVLAADLPRVDAPLLKRIADAWLPGDDAVVPRHDHRLEPLVALYARAAILAESFTLFGEPRASMHDLIERIGARLMDVDAKYFANVNTPADLAALARPR, encoded by the coding sequence ATGGCTGACGCATCGACCGCGATCCTCGTCTTGGCCGGCGGCCGCGCCTCGCGCTTTCCGGGAAAACTCGAAGCGCTGGTCGACGGCGAACCGCTCGTGCTGCGCGCCTTTCGCACGGCCCGCGCGACCGGATGGCCGGTGTACGTGAGCGCGCAAGGTCCGTTTCCGGGCGAAATCGACCGTCGTCTCGACTGTCCGGTGCTCGTCGACAGGGAACCCTGGGCAGGCCCATTGCGCGCGCTGTCTTCCGCGTGCGATACGATCGCGCACGACCGTATCTTCGTGCTGGCGGCCGATCTGCCGCGCGTCGACGCACCGCTGCTCAAACGCATCGCCGACGCGTGGCTGCCCGGCGACGACGCCGTGGTTCCGCGTCACGACCACCGCCTCGAACCGCTCGTCGCGCTCTACGCGCGCGCGGCTATCCTTGCGGAATCCTTCACCTTGTTTGGAGAGCCTAGAGCCTCCATGCACGATTTGATCGAGCGGATCGGTGCGCGTCTCATGGACGTCGACGCAAAATATTTCGCAAACGTCAACACGCCGGCGGATCTCGCTGCCCTCGCGAGGCCGCGTTGA
- the hemL gene encoding glutamate-1-semialdehyde 2,1-aminomutase, translating to MSFERSITAFGRARNIIAGGVNSPVRAFRAVGLSPVFMKSGAGATLVDVDGNDYIDYVLSWGPLILGHAHPAVVKAISAAAARGTSFGTPTEAETELAELIASMVPSIERIRFVSSGTEATMSAVRLARGFTRRPKIVKFAGCYHGHADAFLISAGSGALTNGVPNSPGVTEGVARDTIVLPFNDALAVEAAFIENPDTIAAVVIEPYPGNMGLVVPQPGYLQWLRDLCTQHRALLIFDEVMTGFRVGRGGAQAREGVTPDLTTLGKVIGGGLPVGAFGGRADVMAYLSPEGPVYQAGTLSGNPLAMAAGLATLRVVRDDATLYDRLEVLTRLLIDGMREVLNKHGVAHCAAAAGSMFGVFFAEGPVTDLETAKKSDTAFFAKFFAGMLDQGVYLAPSQFEAGFVSSAHTTRHVEQTLAAADAAVAYAVAARAKAGRS from the coding sequence TTGAGTTTCGAACGCTCCATCACCGCTTTCGGCCGCGCTCGCAACATCATCGCGGGCGGCGTGAACTCGCCGGTCCGCGCGTTCCGTGCCGTCGGCCTATCGCCGGTCTTCATGAAGAGCGGCGCCGGCGCGACGCTCGTCGACGTCGACGGAAACGATTACATCGACTACGTGTTATCGTGGGGACCGTTGATTCTCGGACACGCGCATCCCGCGGTCGTCAAAGCGATCTCGGCCGCCGCCGCGCGCGGTACGTCGTTCGGAACGCCGACCGAAGCCGAAACCGAACTGGCCGAGCTTATCGCGTCGATGGTGCCGTCGATCGAACGCATTCGTTTCGTCTCGAGCGGAACCGAAGCGACGATGAGCGCGGTCCGGCTCGCACGCGGATTCACCCGCCGTCCCAAGATCGTCAAGTTTGCCGGCTGTTATCACGGTCACGCGGACGCGTTCTTGATTTCCGCCGGATCCGGCGCGCTCACCAACGGCGTACCGAACTCGCCCGGCGTCACCGAAGGCGTCGCGCGCGACACGATCGTGTTGCCCTTCAACGACGCGCTCGCGGTCGAAGCCGCGTTCATCGAAAATCCCGATACGATCGCGGCAGTCGTTATCGAACCCTACCCGGGGAACATGGGGCTGGTCGTGCCGCAGCCCGGCTATCTGCAATGGTTGCGCGACTTGTGCACGCAGCATCGCGCGCTGTTGATCTTCGACGAGGTGATGACGGGTTTTCGCGTGGGACGCGGCGGCGCGCAAGCGCGCGAAGGCGTGACCCCCGATCTGACGACCCTCGGAAAGGTGATCGGCGGCGGCCTTCCGGTCGGTGCCTTCGGCGGACGAGCCGACGTCATGGCCTACCTCTCCCCCGAGGGACCGGTGTATCAGGCGGGCACGCTTTCGGGGAATCCCTTAGCCATGGCTGCCGGCCTGGCTACCTTACGCGTTGTGCGCGACGACGCGACGCTCTACGATCGACTCGAAGTGCTGACGCGGTTACTGATCGACGGAATGCGCGAAGTCCTCAACAAGCACGGCGTCGCGCACTGCGCGGCCGCCGCCGGTTCGATGTTCGGCGTCTTCTTTGCCGAAGGTCCCGTGACCGATCTCGAGACCGCGAAAAAGTCGGATACCGCCTTCTTCGCAAAGTTCTTTGCCGGGATGCTCGACCAGGGCGTCTATCTCGCGCCTTCGCAGTTCGAGGCGGGTTTCGTTTCGAGCGCGCATACGACGCGTCACGTCGAGCAGACGCTGGCCGCCGCCGATGCTGCGGTTGCCTACGCCGTCGCGGCGCGCGCGAAAGCCGGCCGATCGTAA
- the cobA gene encoding uroporphyrinogen-III C-methyltransferase → MPDRKPGKVSLVGAGPGDPGLLTLRAVTALTEADVVLYDALVSDAIVELVPAACERIFVGKRGGDHAMPQEAIEKLAIERARDGQRVVRLKGGDPFVFGRGGEEAEAFAAAAIRFEIVPGISSALAAPAYAGIPVTHREHNVAFTVATGHEDPTKSASAIDWAKLADPHRTLIFLMASGTLGEIAAALIENGLDPSTPAAAVQDGTRPSQRTVTGTLQTIAADVARAGLKAPLVAIVGSVVDLRGRIAWFDSGPLFGKRVLVTRAAGQSADLAGAVRAHGGEPIFAPTIAIEPPDDLRAAHRAIDELATYAWIVFTSRNGVGAFFSRLRALDSDARYVGRTKVAAIGAKTAALLRQNGIRPDLMPAEFIGEEIARALIEGARRGDRILVYRAQEARDVLPQMLADAGFDTTVVAAYKTVGVSDPEFASKVRRADVVTFTSPSTVSGFSALLGGDAHAVEAIRGKTVACIGPITAGAARTTGLHVDVVADEYTSEGLAEALVAHFSLR, encoded by the coding sequence ATGCCGGATCGTAAGCCGGGCAAAGTGTCTTTGGTCGGTGCAGGCCCGGGCGATCCGGGCCTGTTGACGTTAAGGGCCGTCACCGCGTTGACCGAAGCCGACGTGGTGCTGTACGACGCGTTGGTTTCCGATGCCATCGTCGAACTCGTTCCCGCGGCGTGCGAACGGATCTTCGTCGGAAAGCGCGGCGGCGACCACGCGATGCCTCAGGAAGCGATCGAGAAGCTGGCGATCGAGCGAGCGCGCGACGGACAACGCGTCGTGCGGCTCAAAGGCGGCGATCCCTTCGTCTTCGGCCGCGGCGGTGAAGAGGCCGAAGCGTTTGCGGCGGCTGCGATTCGGTTTGAAATCGTGCCCGGAATCAGTTCCGCGCTTGCCGCTCCAGCGTATGCCGGCATTCCGGTAACCCATCGCGAGCACAACGTGGCATTTACCGTTGCGACCGGACACGAAGATCCCACCAAGAGCGCATCGGCGATCGACTGGGCAAAGTTGGCCGATCCCCACCGGACCTTGATCTTCTTGATGGCGAGCGGAACGCTGGGCGAAATTGCCGCGGCGCTGATCGAAAACGGCCTCGACCCGTCGACGCCGGCCGCGGCCGTGCAGGACGGGACGCGTCCGTCGCAGCGCACGGTTACCGGCACCTTGCAAACGATCGCCGCTGACGTCGCGCGCGCCGGACTGAAGGCACCGCTCGTTGCGATCGTCGGCAGCGTCGTCGACCTGCGCGGACGTATCGCGTGGTTCGATTCCGGTCCGCTCTTCGGCAAACGCGTGCTGGTCACGCGTGCCGCCGGCCAATCGGCCGATCTCGCCGGCGCGGTGCGGGCGCACGGCGGCGAGCCGATTTTCGCACCGACGATTGCGATCGAACCGCCCGACGACCTGCGCGCGGCACATCGCGCCATCGACGAGCTCGCAACCTATGCGTGGATCGTTTTTACTTCGCGCAACGGCGTGGGCGCTTTCTTTTCGCGCTTACGCGCGCTCGATAGCGACGCGCGCTACGTCGGCCGGACCAAGGTCGCGGCGATCGGCGCGAAGACCGCGGCGCTGCTGCGGCAAAACGGCATCCGGCCCGACCTCATGCCGGCCGAGTTCATCGGCGAGGAGATTGCCCGCGCGTTGATCGAGGGCGCCCGCCGGGGCGATCGCATTCTGGTCTATCGCGCGCAAGAAGCTCGCGACGTGTTACCGCAAATGCTGGCCGACGCAGGTTTCGACACCACCGTGGTTGCCGCGTATAAGACCGTCGGCGTAAGCGATCCGGAGTTTGCAAGCAAAGTCCGCCGCGCCGACGTCGTCACGTTCACGAGTCCCAGCACCGTCAGCGGATTCTCCGCACTGCTGGGCGGCGACGCGCATGCGGTCGAGGCGATACGCGGCAAGACCGTCGCGTGCATCGGTCCCATCACCGCCGGCGCGGCGCGTACGACCGGTTTGCACGTCGACGTCGTCGCCGATGAATACACGTCGGAGGGTCTCGCCGAAGCGCTCGTCGCGCATTTCTCGCTGCGGTGA
- the hemC gene encoding hydroxymethylbilane synthase, translated as MLPIALRPDGRRAVIAGGGSVASRKAELLAAAGFPLFVVAPRIDSRVREIVDLAGGDAAERAYDSSDVAGAALIVAATSDDAVNARIVADARAAGILVCDASDGERGDFTMPAVLRAGSLTIAVDTAGSAPAFSKRITAELAQRFGPEYGRAAETLARMRVYAKTVLGADERRSVLRALAELPVTELASMNSVQAEHEVEAAVERLRAAPASVPATVTCATRGSALAMTQTRMVAARLAERGTATTILTVTTTGDRDRSQPIERLGVNVFVKELEVALRERRADYAVHSCKDLPSELPPDMRIAAVSAREDARDAFCSERFESFAALPAGAIVGTSSPRRRRALAALRPDLEYREMRGNVDTRLRKLRDGEYDAIVLAMAGLRRLGARARYTVAFSIDEIVPAVAQGALAIETRAVDEELAAELRAAVNDATAELCVACERAALRALRAGCSAPVGVHATFADGVMTVCGFYASGDGDVRRTRLQEPVESLDRAEALGTAVAARLAQPLAGRMIVLARTRERPSRIAQALREMGAEVVELREGDAGPDPAERIPDMLLFPSSGSVAAAMPYLERLRSTAGRPLVAAMGPASGAAARAAGFEPDAVAGEASVDALIALAHARLETAT; from the coding sequence ATGTTGCCCATTGCCTTGCGCCCGGACGGGCGTCGTGCCGTCATCGCCGGCGGCGGCAGCGTCGCCTCGCGCAAAGCCGAATTGCTCGCGGCCGCGGGTTTCCCGCTTTTTGTCGTCGCGCCCCGGATCGACTCGCGCGTGCGCGAGATCGTCGATCTCGCCGGCGGCGATGCGGCCGAGCGCGCGTACGATTCCTCCGACGTCGCGGGCGCCGCACTGATCGTCGCCGCGACCAGCGACGACGCGGTCAACGCTCGCATCGTCGCCGACGCACGCGCCGCCGGCATCCTCGTATGCGACGCAAGCGACGGCGAACGCGGCGACTTTACGATGCCCGCGGTGCTGCGCGCCGGAAGCCTGACCATCGCGGTCGACACCGCCGGCAGCGCGCCCGCGTTTTCGAAACGTATTACCGCCGAGCTCGCGCAGCGTTTCGGTCCGGAATACGGCCGCGCCGCGGAGACGCTCGCGCGCATGCGCGTGTACGCCAAAACCGTGCTCGGCGCGGACGAACGACGCAGCGTTCTGCGGGCGCTCGCGGAACTTCCCGTCACCGAATTGGCGTCGATGAATTCCGTACAAGCCGAACATGAGGTCGAAGCGGCCGTCGAACGTTTACGCGCCGCTCCGGCATCGGTGCCGGCCACCGTCACGTGTGCGACGCGCGGCAGCGCGTTGGCAATGACGCAGACGCGGATGGTGGCGGCGCGTCTTGCCGAGCGCGGCACCGCGACGACGATTCTCACCGTAACGACGACGGGAGATCGCGATCGCTCGCAGCCGATCGAGCGTTTGGGCGTCAACGTTTTCGTGAAGGAGCTCGAAGTTGCTCTGCGCGAGCGGCGCGCCGATTACGCGGTACATTCGTGCAAGGATTTACCGAGCGAACTGCCGCCGGACATGCGCATCGCCGCGGTATCGGCGCGCGAAGACGCGCGCGACGCGTTCTGCAGCGAACGCTTCGAATCGTTCGCCGCGCTGCCGGCGGGGGCGATCGTCGGCACGTCGAGTCCGCGCCGCCGGCGCGCGCTCGCGGCGCTGCGCCCGGACTTGGAGTATCGCGAGATGCGCGGCAACGTCGACACGCGCTTGCGCAAACTGCGTGACGGCGAATACGATGCGATCGTGCTCGCGATGGCGGGATTGCGACGGCTCGGCGCTCGCGCGCGCTATACCGTTGCGTTCTCGATCGATGAAATCGTGCCCGCGGTCGCCCAGGGCGCTCTCGCGATCGAAACGCGCGCGGTCGACGAGGAACTCGCGGCGGAGCTTCGCGCCGCCGTCAACGACGCAACCGCCGAGCTATGCGTCGCGTGCGAACGCGCGGCGCTGCGCGCGCTGCGCGCCGGATGCAGCGCGCCGGTCGGCGTACACGCGACGTTTGCCGACGGCGTGATGACCGTTTGCGGTTTCTACGCTTCGGGCGACGGCGACGTGCGGCGCACGCGCCTGCAAGAGCCGGTCGAATCGCTCGACCGGGCCGAGGCGCTCGGCACCGCGGTCGCAGCCCGGCTCGCCCAGCCGCTCGCCGGCCGGATGATCGTGCTGGCCCGGACCCGAGAGCGGCCGAGCCGCATCGCGCAAGCGCTGCGCGAGATGGGCGCCGAGGTCGTCGAGCTGCGCGAAGGGGATGCCGGACCTGACCCCGCCGAACGCATCCCGGACATGTTGCTTTTCCCGTCGAGCGGCTCCGTGGCCGCCGCGATGCCCTACCTCGAGCGCCTTCGGTCGACGGCGGGGCGGCCGTTGGTCGCCGCCATGGGACCCGCCTCCGGTGCCGCGGCGCGTGCCGCCGGGTTCGAGCCGGACGCGGTCGCCGGTGAGGCGTCCGTCGACGCGCTGATCGCTTTGGCGCACGCACGCTTGGAGACGGCGACGTGA
- a CDS encoding glycosyltransferase family 39 protein, protein MKPAEKPARAAFVGAIVAALFTLPGLGSGTLWDNSETAYGEVAREILITHDWGVMHFNLAPYFIQPPLYFWLGALSAMVWGVTSFALRFPSALATIALGAATGYAVARQAGTRVGIYASMILSSCLMQAVIGRLAIMDALLDLFVAVTIFCWFRALQTGRDGYFAWGWIAAAAGFLAKGLVAPVVALMVIVPFFLWNRRRETTHVPSVRAWIVGLLCFAAIAVPWPAVLISRFGWSPVNQLVGVYTIGRYTGVIENQSGPIWYYLPVVILGFFPWIAFFPMALVYAVRNLRAQLDGDAGLIRLSIVWCAVPFLFFSLAGTKLPNYIALELPALAVLTALYFDAVVHKGGTRSAWISAGFVPLTIGLLAIAITAFAHNNRLGAAGAVALSALTAPGIVIFVGSLVTAIAVARGGAVRWAPYGLAVATLFAFDAITVVVLPQGDAFKPIPKLAAIIDRERRPGDAVAIQNMSGGNALIFYTHPIVDVLAKAGEHDTRAGIVNPHAEICGSARVWIVAPRERPPDDPPYGRRRTMVATEAKAALYLYDGPPCGD, encoded by the coding sequence ATGAAACCGGCGGAAAAGCCAGCGCGTGCGGCTTTTGTCGGCGCTATCGTAGCGGCGCTATTCACCCTGCCCGGTCTGGGCTCGGGTACGCTCTGGGACAACAGCGAGACCGCCTATGGCGAAGTCGCTCGCGAGATCCTGATCACCCACGATTGGGGGGTCATGCACTTCAATCTCGCGCCGTACTTCATCCAGCCGCCGCTCTATTTTTGGCTCGGTGCGCTCAGCGCAATGGTGTGGGGAGTCACGTCGTTCGCTCTGCGCTTCCCGTCGGCGCTCGCGACGATCGCGCTCGGCGCCGCAACGGGATACGCAGTCGCGCGCCAAGCCGGAACTCGCGTCGGTATCTACGCCAGCATGATTCTCTCGAGCTGCTTGATGCAAGCCGTGATCGGCCGCCTGGCGATCATGGACGCGCTGCTCGATCTCTTTGTCGCGGTCACGATCTTCTGCTGGTTTCGCGCGCTGCAGACCGGTCGCGACGGTTACTTCGCGTGGGGCTGGATTGCCGCGGCCGCCGGGTTTCTCGCCAAAGGCTTGGTCGCGCCGGTCGTCGCGCTCATGGTCATCGTCCCGTTTTTTCTTTGGAATCGTCGTCGCGAAACGACCCACGTACCGTCGGTGCGCGCGTGGATCGTGGGCCTGCTCTGCTTTGCGGCCATCGCGGTGCCGTGGCCCGCGGTTCTGATCTCGCGGTTTGGGTGGAGTCCGGTCAACCAACTCGTCGGCGTCTATACGATCGGCCGCTACACCGGCGTCATCGAGAATCAATCCGGACCGATTTGGTACTATCTCCCGGTCGTCATCCTCGGTTTCTTTCCATGGATCGCCTTCTTTCCGATGGCGCTGGTTTACGCCGTGCGCAATCTTCGCGCGCAGCTCGACGGAGACGCGGGACTCATCCGCTTGTCGATCGTCTGGTGCGCCGTTCCGTTTTTATTTTTCAGTTTGGCCGGAACGAAGCTGCCGAACTACATTGCGCTGGAACTTCCGGCGCTGGCGGTGCTGACCGCGCTGTATTTCGACGCCGTCGTGCACAAAGGGGGGACGCGTTCGGCGTGGATCTCCGCCGGATTCGTTCCGTTGACGATCGGCCTGCTTGCCATCGCCATTACGGCCTTCGCACACAACAATCGCTTGGGAGCAGCGGGTGCCGTCGCGCTCTCCGCGCTGACGGCGCCCGGTATCGTGATTTTCGTCGGCTCGCTCGTCACCGCGATTGCCGTCGCGCGGGGCGGTGCGGTGCGCTGGGCGCCTTATGGGTTAGCCGTAGCCACGCTCTTTGCGTTCGACGCGATTACGGTCGTCGTGCTGCCGCAGGGCGACGCGTTCAAGCCCATTCCAAAACTGGCCGCGATCATCGACCGCGAGCGCCGGCCCGGCGACGCGGTAGCGATTCAAAATATGTCGGGCGGCAACGCGCTGATCTTCTACACGCATCCGATCGTCGACGTTTTGGCGAAGGCCGGCGAGCACGATACGCGCGCGGGGATCGTCAATCCGCACGCCGAGATCTGCGGCTCGGCGCGAGTATGGATCGTCGCACCGCGCGAGCGTCCGCCGGACGATCCGCCATACGGACGCCGGCGTACGATGGTTGCGACCGAAGCGAAAGCGGCGCTCTATCTCTACGACGGTCCGCCGTGCGGCGACTGA